The DNA window ATGAGTCTAGCAGTAGTCCCTAGAGGCAATGTTTGGGCATCCAAGGGTTGGTTGGTTGTTGGGAATATGGAAAAATGAATATGACCACCTGCCACCCCCAATCACTAAAATCTTATACCAAACTGTCAAAAATAACTCATGTGTgacaaaaaaaaaatggaaaaccgATTCAACCAACCTCCCACGCATGGGACAAGAGACCCCATTAACATCAACAATCATCTCCATTTCAACATGTTCTCCTTAGAAGAGTCTATTTTGTAAAAGTTGCTGAGAAAAGTTCAAAAGTTTTATATCATCAACACATTATGATTATCATAAGAATATTTTCAACGGTGAAACCTGATTGAGTTTCATAAAATACAACAAGTAGAAAGTTGAATAGTGTACCTTCAATCAATCacaaagttttatttaatttttacacatttaattaattatacaataatacaattttttgttgtttctaAGAAATTTTACATTGAAgataactttacccaactttttgaaatgggtagataagaattcaccataattaaaataaaattaacccTTATTAAATTGATAACAAAAAGACTTATTTAATCTACTTCAACTATTTTCTTTGTTATCCATGGTGTTACATCAATCTCTTTTAAATACTTTCATTAAAAATGTTCTAagaacaacttcaaaaataattatgataaaaatcAAAAGTGTGATTGAATGACAATATAAAAACTCGTTACACTAACCATACTAACCATATAGTTGAGTGACTTTATAAAAACCCTTATACTAATATTGTATATGAATTAaatctatattattattattattattgatttctCCATCCCTATAAATATATATACCTATATGCTAAAAGATTTCCATGCTATTTGATATGCTATGAGCGAATTTTGACCCACAATTGTTTTACAAATTTGCGCTTAATGTGTGTTGGTTTGGCCGCCAGTTCTTTGaatgaacaaaaaaaaaacattgattcatggatgaatgatattatttaatttacatttaaataagTAGTTCACTTACACCTTTGAACACAAGATGACTTTGGTCCAAAAACACTTGGGATTGGGATGAATATGATACTCTTAATTTGAGAATATCTCTAATACATATTAGATATTACATAAACTAGTATATCATAAAAGTGATGGTTAAAAAGCAACAGAACATCTGTAATTTTTATATGGAGAGGAACATAACTTTGTATGGCTCCTGATGCAGGTATAACCTTCCACTCAAGTACCAAAATTTGGAAGTTGATTCCCTAAAGGATTCATACTGTTCTTCCATCTATGCCCCGCTTTAAAAATTCCAACCTTTTTCTGCAATCAACCACATGATATAAACATCACATTTTAAATGTTGAAAAGACATTAACACTACCATGGAAGAAGTAATCATACTAATACTAATCACCACACGTAAGTAAGGGTATAGTGAAGCCAGGTGCAAACTATTCAATATTCCAACAAGCATGGTTGATGATAGCAATAATTTGCAATAGGTAGGTACTAAGGGTGAGCAACTTAATTGAAATGATCGACGTATATTGTAAAAAACATCTTTGATGTCGTTTTAAGTTTATAAACTAATTCAAATGTTAGTTTATCATCTACTTCTAATTCAATGTAATTTATCAACTTGCAGCTAAAAAGTAGCTTCTCATCTTGCAGCAACTTTTCAGCTTTTAACTAGTTTATCAGTTACTATTGTCAAGCACATCCTAAGAAACTGAGATTCCAATAACATCCATGGACATAACCCCTAGACATCCAATATTAACTAATACAACAAAAGATTTTCATTAATGACAATGGGTGAGATTAAAATATTTGGTATCAAGCCATACTTCACAAAAACACAAATATGGATGATAAACATTACTTGGAATCGGTAAGTCGGCCGTGCAAGCTCCATCTTTGGCGGAAACCTTCAATGCCCTCAACTCCACTAGCAAGAATCAAGCGCCTATGCATTCAAATGAATTATTAGTGAAAGCCAGATACATTGAAAATTCAACAGAAAATTCTTATGATAACCAAATATCAAATATTTCAACATCATTTAGCCGGGCGTCAAATAAATAGTGTTAAAGCCAAAGTGACAGAGAGATAATTTCAGCCTATAGAAATATCGAAGACAGTAAGGCAATCCATGTGTAATTATGAACTTATTTCTTTCGAAGACAGACAATATACAATGCTCAAGAAAGTAAGGCCTTTCgattggttttttattttattttaaatattcatctCCAAATGTTAAAATATCTGAACAAAGAAATCTTCCCAAGCTTCGCGGGTGGTAATTGAACTCTTGTACGGGGATAAGTTCAATTATACTTTCTATAGAACAATATGTTGCTGGAGTTCTTAAAAACTAAAGcagaaatataataattaaaaaaatttaatcatgTTAATAGAAGCTGCGCTCCAGAAATTTCATGGTTTGGTATCTTAGGAAAAAAAAATAGATTCAAAAGATATTCTATTTACCAAACATGGACCGCAACAATTAATTGAAGATACCTCTCCAATGATGTAACTTCTGCCTCAAGCTGAGTAGTCCTCTCCTTGGCTGCATCTAAAGGCATTGATGAACCCAATTTGAATTCACTATCTTGAAGCCGATTTCTTATCTCCTTATCCtgccatttttttttcaaaagtaaaaaatgaaataaaacatgATAATTGTAGATCTAATAAAACTGAAAGGTTGTTATCATGTCTCTGTCTCAAATACTATAATGAGTGATGCAAGATGTTGAAGTTGCAAACAAAAGGTAAAATATCAGTTGAAGTAGTTAAAGAAATAGAGTTAGTTAGGAGGAAGAGAATATAAGTATCTCACCCTTCTTTCAGCACATTGTTTATATAGAGCAATCTCATCTTGACAGAATGGTTCAATGTCATTGATTTGCAAGCCTATTAGATATGAATGAAGCTTATAAGATATTTGAATATGGCGATGCTATAACAGATATCTAATGTGAGCATTTTGATCGAATAATAAAAATCATGTAATGATTTTGGTGACAAACATAACTAGTATATGTGATCTGTACCAATTTGGTGAGGAGTAAAGATTCACATTAATCAAAAGGTTCTAATTTTATGCAACCAAAGGAAACAAAAAATAACTGTAACCGGCACAAGTATGCCTAGTTATATAACAAAGACTTACACAAGAATAGATTCCTGAGAATTCCATCACATAGATCAACACCTTGGAGTACATGCGAAGCTATTTCCGGCGGTACTATTGGTGATGGAGGACCCATCATTAGATCATCACCAACCAAAATAGTTTCCTCCATAGTTGGCTGTGAATCAACTGAAACCCACACATATAAGCTCAGTAACAACCTGAGTCAAAACCAACTTAACACCAAAGTAAAGTAAATGATTTGAATCAGGGATGACATACCATCCATGGTTGCTTTCTGGGAATCGTTTTTGCAAAGATGCTTGTTTTTCTTCTTTATATAGAAGGACAAAGAAGAAAGTTACTGGAACAAAATTGAGCAGGAGTTTCAATATTATAAAATGTCAAAAGAAAAAATGTATCATGCACTACAACCAACACATATCCACAAATTTGTCAAGGTTAACCTTGCAATTCAAAAGGGAATATTGTATAAACTATAAAGTCCAAAATCAACGTTATACGATTCATGCAACCATTGTATTGATACAATTTTAGGTCTGATAAAGCTATTAGCAAACAAATTAACAGTAGTTGCAAACTTCCAAACTCCATCACATTTTTCAAGAACCGGTAAGCACAttccaaacaaacaaaaaatagccCTCAAATTGAGACGTGAAAGATTAAAAGTGATGGGCATAGATGTCTTTTGCATGTTTCAGTAAATAGCAGAATCAGAAAGGCAAAAGAGATGGTGTTCTGAAAGAAGTAGCACCATCTCTGGCATAATACTCAACCCCTCTCACAAACCCCTAGAATTCTCCTACAACAAACTCACCTGTTCCTGAAGTGCGGCAGCAGAGTCGAGATATAATTGAATAAGCGATTGAAAGCAACCGTCTTTGGAATCACAGGAACATAAAAAACATACGTTTAATAGAAGCTACAATTAGTCTGTGTTGGGAAAAGCGGTCACTCACCGCTAATGTACGTTCAAAGCACTTCTCACCGCGTTTTTGTGAAGCTACTAAGGCTAGCTTCAATCCACCGTACTGTCACACTGTTATTAGCTTCTCATTTCCACGGCAAAAAGCAACTGCCACCGTGATTTTATGAATTGGAAAGTGGTACCAAAGACATGCTTACTTGAAATGTAATTGTagatttttttttcgtttttatgAAGAAAATCATATGATACAGATACACCAATTCCTCTAAAATCCAAAACTAAGAAAAGCTATCTATTTATTAAATAGGAATTCATGCTTAAAAAAATGACAAGAACAATTATCAAAGACAAAAATGAAGAGCTAAACGGTCAAACAACTGTACAAAATTGAAAGCCCTAAGCATTGTATGATGAGAAATGAAGAGTCGCTATTTGTGATTGTGAAGACTTACCGTTGAGAATGAGTGAGACGATTTCCTCTCCGACGGCCGATAGTAACTGAACGGCGCCGTGGAATGACTAGGTTACCGGGTTTGGGCTAAATTACTTTTCTAATAAGGACCCAACTGAAACTACTACTTTTATTGCGCAGTATATTATCATTAACCAGAGATACATTAATAAAGATATGATTAATCATTAATTTAGgtggaaatttgaatttttttaataaaaaacaaaaaataataatttaagggACATAGTATAATTTTAATAGGCGTGTTAAATTGCTTTTTTATCAGAAAAgatatcatttttaaaattttcttttgaagaaatatctatttttttttgggtgaaaattatttatttaatttttttttgttgatttcaattcattgtaaaaaataaataattatgtttttgATATTTCAATTAATCTGTATTTTTAttgagttattttattttaaagaattatctttgaaattttgtttaaaattattttagaaaaagtAAATGTTGATTTGAATTTATCCAGATGAAAAATGAGTGTTGTGATAAGGcaataaaaatgatttaaaggTGTTTTGCTAATTACCTTTAATATGGGAGCCATTGATGAGGGCACTAAACAGCAGATCATTAGCAAGACTGGTTATAGAGAAGGAGAGTTGCCTTTCAAATACTTGGGGATTCCCTTAACAAGCAAGAAGCTATCCATTGCTCATTACCTGCCCCTTATTGACAGAATTCTGAGCAGATTACAACATTGGAGTGCTAGGTTGTTGAGTCATGCAGGGAGAGTCCAGTTGGTAAAAGCAGTAGGTTTTGCCATAGCCAATTATTGGCTGCAATGCTTTCCTATCCCCAAAACTGTGATTAAGAAGATTCACACTGCTTGTAGGATCTTTATCTGGACAGGGGGCATATCTCCCAGCAGAAAAAGCCCTATTGCCTGGAAGAATATGTGTAAACCTATTGAGAAAGGTGGCTTGAATATCCTTGATTTGGATAGATGGAACACCATAACTATGATGAAGCTGCTTTGGGATTTGTGCAAGAAGAATGACTCTCTATGGGTTAAGTGGATGCACATGTACTTTATCAATAACAAGAACATTTTGACCATGAATTGCAGCAACAACTCTTCTTGGATAATCAAAGGGATTATGGCTACTAGGCATGTCATACCCGAAGTGCAAAGGTATTGGGACCAGAGCTTGATCTACTACAAGTTTAAAGCGGGAGAAGTGTATAAATGCCTGCTGAAACAAGAGAACAATGTGGAGTGGCATATGTTAACCTCTGGTAATATAGCTAGGCCGCGTGCAGTGTTTTGTCTGTGGATGGCTTGTCATAAACGACTCACTACTAAGGAAAGACTTGGCAAGTTTGGAGTGGTTCTGTCAACTATGTGTATTCTCTGCCAGGAAGTCGAAAACATAGATCATTTGTTTTTTGATTGCAAGGCTATGCATCATATATGGACAAACGTCTTACAATGGATTCAGCAGTGGGATCGGGAATTGATTTGGCTCACTAACTATTGCAAAGGCAAAGGGAAGAAATGTGGTATTATGAAGCTTGCACTAGCAGAAACTGTCTACTTCTGCTGGAAATTCAAAAATGATACTTGCTTTGGAGAAAAATATGATAAAGATATAGTTgtaaataacattaaaaataccATAGTTCATATAGGGTGGTATAATAGGAGGTATAGAGATTATATGGCAAAGCTTATGATGTAAGTGTCTTGGTAGGTTGGATCCTTTGTTGATCACCTTGTACTTTgtggttttttgaattaatccaaattattatttgattaaaaaaaagtgttttgaatttttatttattttacataatttatatcttttaattcaatacatatatttttagggtgtgtttgtttcaagttatgaAATAAAGTTCTTTGGAATCATATTCCCAGGATTCTTATTTTTAGGAATAATATTCCTATCTATGTGTTTGGCTAAAAATAATATTTCCTAGGAACgtttacatattttatttaattttaaaattataaaaaataaaaataaatattaatgtgaATACTAGTTGGATGTTGTAGTTAGTTAACTTTATTCTTATGGGAATGTTGGATTCCCATCCTTTATACATGAGAATAAGTATAAGAAAAGTCATGTGCAAAATAATTCCTGGGACTAAAAAGTACCTGGGAACCATTTTaaaaaacttgaaacaaacatgGGAATattgagtgtgtgtgtgtggtcTAGCGGTGAAATGTTTGGGtcctgagagtgtgctcctcccGAGAATATATTTTCTAtccatgaaacaaacacacctTTAAAAAACAGGTATTTGAACgccattataaataaatattctcAAACTCTATTCTCATTTCAAATAGATCCGTTAGAATATAGAAAATTTTATAGTTCATTGATAAAAATTAAATCTACCAATTTATTCTAAATCATACTTAATCTTTATTTGTTTGGATGCTATTTTAACCTTGATTGACATTGAATAGGCTATAAGTTCATGCATCAATATTTGGTTAAAGAGATGAATTAGcactagtttattttattttattatctttcCTAATCACAATCTTAGAAAGTATGTAGTTTCTTAGATTGCTTACTAAGTTCATGAATCCCATAAATATGATCTAAAAAGGAACAATTCTTATATGGACACAACCATAACACATAgacttacacacaaccaatcatatttttttgggttaatagtcatttgcccccctacaatagtagcgatattcggtttaccccccttttaaaaaaaaattgttttacccccctgtaatatttgggtACCCCCCTAAACATGTAAAAACCAGggagtaaaatcaaaaaaatatattttacaaggggtaattttccctcttagggggcaaaagacttacaattttaatattatagggggggagaacaaattttttttttaaaaggggggtaaaccgaatatcgctactattgcaggggggcaaatgactattaaccctatttttttattaaaaaatttaaaaaaaattgtctctctcctccattaaacCAACTACCCCCATGAtagcaattaaaaacgaaattaaatttttaacaaatgtcaattttctcattttttttattagttgtgtctaaaaatatggatttaggttcgtatccatgcaagtatttctctcTTGAAAGATACATTTCTTAATCCCCAACCACACAAGATATTGTAGCGCATGGTTGAATAATCATGTACCTCAAATTATTAGCAATCAAAGATACCTTGTCAAAGGTTGAACCGTGTTGAAGAATAAGATCTGAAACATTGGAAGATGAAAATAGAGTGAACAAAAAGGATTAGGAACACAAACCCTTGAAATCAATAAagtgaaaggaaaaaagaaatacTCGTGTTGGATCTGAAAGTGGTGGTTGTCTTTTGTCGCTCGCGACGGAGTGACTGGTGCTTCGCGTTTTGATGGCCAACAGAAAGAGAGATATCGTCGGAGGATGTGTGGTGGCCGCAAATAGGATTGGAGGAAGAGGCTGCAACATTGTTAGGGTTTGAAAGAGAGAATAAGAAGAGATGGGAAAAGTGAGAGGAGAAAGGGACGTGAAGAGAGAAAATAGAGAGGGATAGAAGTGAAAGGTAGTGAAGAGGCTACTTTTTTTTTATCCAATGGACATTATAGGTGGCAACATGAGATATGTTGTAAAGGTTGAAATTATTTGTTGTTTATGATATGACAAATGTATCCTTTTTtatgtgtaaattttaaaatagggAAATGCATTTTAGGGAGTATGGTGGACTTTTCTAATAATAGCTAGATAGTTGACAATAAAcaacatattttaaaataattatgagtataaaataataattataatttatactaAAGAAGGGAATAAGAATTTATATTCGAAAGAATGCATAAGTACTACGATTCCAAAAATTtaaagaaagaggaagaaaattaaaccaaaaaatatataaaatcaataaaaaaaatcagattGTTGTTTAAAATTGTGATGCGCAAAATCATTGTAAGATATGTATATTTCAATCTTCGTCCTAAGATTGTTGTTTGTAGGAGATATGATCGATTAGACTCTCATCCAAATTATAAAATctgcaaaataataattaaaaattatattacacAGTATGAATATaatcaaaatattatttatgaaatgAATTGGAATATgatcaaaacaataaaaataaaacttatacaaaagtaaatatgaacatgaaattgatttgaatagaTGTAAGAAAAAAAGATAAAACCTTACAGGATtagataaaaatagaaaaaccaaTTCTCTTTTTGAAACGGTGTTGAATAGTTCACCCATTCATCTCATTATTTGCCAAGTTACGCATCAAGTTCTAAAATAATTATGTGataaagaaaaagagagaaatttATCTATTTAAGGAAGAAAGTAGGACAAATAATATTAGGTCATTCGACGTTACATTACAATTAATTCTTAATAAAAGTGACATTAACACAATTTAAATTTAACTAAAGGATTAAATAGCACGTTCATTACTTTAATTCCTAAAGTGGCTAGCCCACAACGGGTAGCGTATTTTCGTCCTATATCGCTAGTTGGTTGTCTGTATAAAGtatttgaaattctggactcagacacgcgatgtcttacaggatgtcacgacatcactatctgaatgtttttaagcaaatgaacaaagtgtaaacagaaaacaacacaggaaaattgttaacccagttcggtgcaaacacacctacatctgggggctaccaagccagggaggaagtccactataagtaatatcaattcaaggtaatacaactcaatattacgcctttcacttaatatctacccaatgcaacttcaatctaaacaacttagaccagagatcctactcactccccctcaatcacagcagtgatgataaACTAACAGACTAATAAcataagaagacactcttcaaaaaacacaacttgatcttgcttaaaagctttggtcaagtacaatagtactcttgcttaaaagcttcgagtacttctacaactcaaaacaacaacgcctagaccaagacaatcatcatgatgattgtttggcttacaagaaagctaaTGCACAAACGAAAAACAACACCACcaacttctggacggcaaaccctaaaaacatacatccagcagcttcttcaattgttataaataaccttgcagcagctgggccttggatccaatattagttttaagCCTCAAAACCATTTCCATAAAGCAAAGATCCTATAAATAACCCTCGCATAACGTTGTTCTGAAACAaaacaatatccaaagtttccaaaagaggcgcgcaaagtctTAACAGATCAAATAGCCATAACGAGATCATAATAAAACACaacagcttcggatgtcatgacatcggtcttgacatcaggaaaaagcctgcacaagaaaaacttcaaaacaaagcatgtcatgacaccaggtttgacatgataaagacactatttgttttaccaaaaaatacagccaatcaataacatctacaaactccccctttggcgaatttttggctaaaacaataatagatgataccaTCAGAGATTAGAGTATGCACAGCAGCCAATAGAAACAAGGATCCAGAGAAATAAATTCTGCCAGCCAACAACATCCTGCTTGATTAATCATAGTACATCCAAGGAACCAAAAGAAACAGAATATCCCTTGTCCGAGGATCCAGAGAAACAAACAATTACAGCAACAACCAGCAACAACCAAGTCATCATCTATCACTttcacttctccccctttctagccacaaaaggagccaaacaacAGATAAAGATTTACACTTCAGAACCAGCAGTATCTTCAGTATCCTCCTTACTCATTTTTACATCACTGGAGCTACTGGTCCGGGCATCAGCATCCTTACCCTCCTCAGCCATTACTACCAACAGTATGATCATCACCACCATCAGCATAGTATACTTGACATTCAAGTGAGCGATAGTGCTGGTCGcacacccaattaattgctataatccttcacaaagacaaatgcccagtttgcttcttagattttcaaattgatttgcatccaaggcttttgtgaaaatatcagctagttgaaggtttgtagcaacatgttccaagacaattgttttatcttcaacaagatctctaatgtaatgatgtctaatgtcaatgtgcttggtcctgctatgctgaatgggattctttgaaatgttgatggcacttaaattgtcacaatataatgtcatgacatcttgtgtgacattgtattctgttagcatctgtttcatccaaacaagctgagagcaactacttcctgctgcaatgtattctgcctctgcagtggacagggacacacaattttgtttcttgctgaaccatgaaataagattattacccaagaagaaacatcctcctgaagtactttttctgtcatcagcacttcctgcccagtctgcatcacaatatccagtgagaatgggttcacacccatgagagtagagcattccatattcacaagtaTCATTCACATATTTTAGGATCCTCTTGACTTAATTGATATGGCtggttttgggttctgcttgatacctagcacataccccaacagcaaaggcaatatcaggtctactggctgtaagatacaacagacttcctatcatgcttctgtatagactttgatcaacactggttcccttttcatctttggtcagcttcaaatgggtaggtgctggtgtccttttgtgagaagcattttccattccaaactttttgacaatgtttctagcatacttgctctgagagagaaagattgagtcttccatctgtttgacttgcagcccaagaaaataggttaattctccaactagactcatttcaaattcagattgcatctgatcaacaaaatgtctagtcatcttgtctgacatcccaccaaatactatatcatccacatagatttgagctatcagaatcttccctccttcatctttaacaaaaagagttttatctatccctcctttcctgtatccattgctagtaagaaactcagttagtctctcataccaagctctaggagcttgtttcagaccgtaaagagcttttcttaatttgtatacatgatcagggtggtttggatctgcaaaacctttaggttgttctacatagacttcctcattcaaatatccattcaagaaagcactcttcacatccatctggtatagtttgaatttcagaatacaTGCAATCCCTAACAAtagcctaattgactcaagtctggcaacaggagcaaaggtttcatcaaagtcaattccttcaacttgggtgtatccttgagcaactagccttgctttgtttctgataacagttcccagttcatctgacttgttcttgtaaacccatttagttccaatgacattagtacctttaggtcttggtaccagctcccatactttatttctttcaaactggcctagttcttcctgcatggcattaatccagaactcatctgttaatgcttccttgacatttttaggttcaatttttgacacaaaacaagagtttgagacaacttctcttgaccttgtaataactccactgttgagatctcctataataagatctttaggatgatcttgctgaattcttatagaaggactcttgttagggggttcagtctcagcttctgtgatagtgggactgcaatcatcttctcttgtagaacCTTCTGCTGTAaaatcccagaatgttccgacatcttctgtgacatctgcttgattgtgatcatcatcaaccacaacatttatggattccattattattttggttcttgagttgaatactctataggctctactgtttgtagagtagcccagaaagattccttcatcactcttgggatccatcttcctcctgtgatctctatcagcaagaatgtaacacttactaccaaacacatggaagtatttgacagtgggttttcttcccttccagatctcatatagggtggtagaggttccttttcttaaggtaactctattatggacataacaagcagtattcatagcttcagcccagaagtagataggaagattcttagcatggatcatggctcttgctgattcttgaatagttctattctttctttcaacaaccccattttgctgtggagtaataggggaagagaattcatgatgtattccttcagaggagcagaattcagcaaacttttgattctcaaattcctttccatgatcacttctaattctcacaacaccattttctttttctctttgaattctttgacataggtccttgaaaacatcaaacacatctgacttttctctgatgaagtttacccaagtgtacctggagtagtcatccacaaccacataagcatatttctttcctccaagactttctatttgcattggtcccatcaagtccatatgtagaagttcaagaactctggaagtagtcagatgtttaacctttggatgagacatcctggtttgttttcctacctgacattcaccacatatttttccttcatcaatttgtagcttaggaattcctcttacagcttccagagaaataattcttttcatacctcttagatgaaggtgaccaagtttttggtgccacagctttgcttcttcttctttagaacaaacagtagaatagctggattcatgagacacccacaagtagcagttatctttggatctgacacccctcattacaacttccttttcttcattaataaccacacactcagctttgttgaagttgacttggtatccttggtcacagagttgactgatgcttatgagattggcagtcaggcctttgaccaacaaaacaccttctaaatttggcactcctgaacaatctaattttccaactcctttgatttctcctttagctccatcaccaaaggttacataactagtagaatgactcttgatatcaacaagcagatttttgattccagtcatgtgtctggaacatccactatcaaaataccagtcttctttggctgaaactctaagagatgtatgggctattaaagccatacttttaggtttccattgttgcttctggatgggcatgatctgcttaggtttgtaagaagaagcttgatctggatatccatatagtctgaagcagaaaggcttaatgtgtccaaatcttccaca is part of the Vicia villosa cultivar HV-30 ecotype Madison, WI linkage group LG2, Vvil1.0, whole genome shotgun sequence genome and encodes:
- the LOC131646045 gene encoding uncharacterized protein LOC131646045 — encoded protein: MDVDSQPTMEETILVGDDLMMGPPSPIVPPEIASHVLQGVDLCDGILRNLFLCLQINDIEPFCQDEIALYKQCAERRDKEIRNRLQDSEFKLGSSMPLDAAKERTTQLEAEVTSLERRLILASGVEGIEGFRQRWSLHGRLTDSKKRLEFLKRGIDGRTV